One Nitrospira sp. DNA segment encodes these proteins:
- the pilO gene encoding type 4a pilus biogenesis protein PilO, translating to MGLPQIKLDALRNVPASQKAALLFLLVGGMIAGFYFYIAEPKSATITALEAENSRLEGEIQTLTIKVKHLDELVAANRQLEIELAKKKERLPPEEEAIMLLKQVSDLGVRLGLDIKLWKPGAQTEDGSKLFVKMPVSVEVAGVYHTAALFFDRINRLPRIITVSGLKMGSPRIEQGRIVSQTTFDLVAYAAPQEKPVSGASPAANAPKVAQVGK from the coding sequence ATGGGGTTACCGCAGATCAAGCTTGATGCGCTTCGCAATGTGCCGGCGTCCCAAAAGGCCGCGCTTTTATTCTTGCTCGTCGGCGGCATGATTGCTGGCTTCTATTTCTACATTGCAGAACCCAAGTCTGCGACCATCACGGCGCTCGAGGCAGAAAACAGTAGGCTGGAGGGTGAAATTCAAACACTCACAATCAAAGTGAAACATCTCGACGAATTAGTCGCGGCGAACAGACAGCTCGAAATTGAATTGGCTAAGAAGAAGGAACGTCTTCCCCCGGAAGAAGAAGCGATCATGTTGCTGAAGCAGGTGTCTGACCTCGGGGTACGATTGGGGCTCGATATCAAACTCTGGAAACCAGGTGCCCAGACTGAAGATGGGTCGAAGCTTTTCGTCAAGATGCCGGTCAGTGTGGAGGTGGCCGGGGTCTATCACACTGCCGCACTATTTTTCGATCGGATCAATCGACTTCCTCGGATAATTACGGTGTCGGGGCTTAAGATGGGGTCTCCGAGGATTGAACAAGGACGAATCGTATCACAAACGACATTTGACCTGGTGGCTTACGCCGCGCCTCAGGAAAAGCCGGTTTCCGGAGCATCTCCTGCGGCTAATGCTCCCAAAGTAGCCCAAGTTGGGAAATAG
- the aroB gene encoding 3-dehydroquinate synthase: protein MVALRQERDRLFSSSGLCYDTSPFDVSYAAREQNRREILRLHQRLGYEVIPTSTVKVSLAERSYEVTIRAGLVERLGRELKKYGVQGKVGVVTDRHVARHYLKSSLKEIKKHGIDSVPIILSPGERSKTLKTVEQILDVLARHRFERSSMLLALGGGVVGDMAGFAASIYQRGIPYIQVPTTLVAQVDSSVGGKTGVDHRLGKNLIGSFHQPCAVWIDPFTLHTLPTRELVAGLAEVIKYGIIADKSFFAYLRQHMSELRRQSPGIVAAAVKRSCEIKAEVVAADERESDRRRILNYGHTIGHALEALGGYKSFVHGEAVGIGLVQEAELACFQGICSRTVVEEIRRTVKEAGLSDCMPRWKPQRIWKAMLHDKKVSEGRVIGVWPERIGQVRIGPIEKSVFEQWYAVSRVSLHGHA from the coding sequence ATGGTGGCACTCCGCCAGGAACGTGACCGCCTTTTTAGTTCGTCGGGGCTGTGTTACGATACTTCTCCCTTTGATGTTTCATACGCGGCTCGGGAACAGAATCGACGTGAAATTCTCAGGCTTCATCAGCGACTGGGTTACGAAGTGATTCCAACCTCAACGGTTAAGGTTTCTCTAGCTGAAAGGAGCTACGAGGTCACCATCCGAGCCGGACTTGTAGAGAGGCTTGGAAGAGAATTGAAGAAATATGGAGTACAAGGAAAGGTCGGAGTTGTGACGGATCGGCATGTCGCTCGGCACTACCTGAAGAGTAGTCTGAAGGAAATCAAGAAGCATGGAATTGATTCCGTTCCGATCATTCTGTCTCCAGGAGAGCGATCGAAAACGCTGAAGACCGTGGAGCAGATCCTTGACGTGTTGGCACGTCATCGATTCGAGCGGTCGTCCATGCTCTTGGCGCTCGGCGGTGGTGTTGTGGGCGACATGGCCGGCTTTGCTGCTTCGATCTACCAGCGTGGTATTCCCTACATTCAGGTGCCGACGACTCTTGTGGCGCAGGTCGATTCGAGTGTCGGAGGAAAGACGGGCGTCGATCATCGGCTCGGGAAGAACCTGATCGGGTCATTTCATCAACCGTGCGCCGTATGGATAGATCCGTTTACTCTTCATACCTTGCCCACTCGGGAATTGGTTGCTGGGCTTGCCGAGGTCATTAAGTACGGGATCATTGCGGACAAGTCCTTCTTTGCCTATCTGCGGCAGCACATGTCTGAGCTGCGGAGACAATCGCCCGGCATCGTTGCGGCAGCAGTGAAACGATCCTGCGAGATAAAGGCCGAAGTGGTGGCTGCGGATGAACGAGAATCCGATCGCAGACGGATCCTCAACTATGGCCATACCATCGGCCATGCCCTTGAGGCGTTGGGGGGGTATAAATCGTTCGTCCATGGAGAAGCGGTGGGGATAGGATTAGTGCAGGAGGCCGAGCTGGCCTGCTTTCAGGGAATTTGTTCTCGTACAGTAGTCGAAGAGATTCGGCGCACTGTGAAGGAGGCGGGGTTAAGTGACTGTATGCCGAGGTGGAAACCGCAGAGGATATGGAAGGCCATGCTTCATGACAAAAAAGTCTCGGAAGGGCGAGTCATTGGAGTGTGGCCGGAACGTATCGGACAGGTACGGATAGGACCGATTGAAAAATCCGTGTTTGAGCAATGGTATGCGGTTTCACGAGTCTCTCTTCACGGTCATGCCTAA
- the pilQ gene encoding type IV pilus secretin PilQ yields MKPLPLPADNSRTVGSFIEVLALSIAALSIIAQTPALAEEIDVLKRSDARRAETARTRLLAQAVTAIEVRPKADLVTVVVAGDGQLFPEANFLDESRLIVDIPAVSSTLRRSVVPADHYLLKKIRVGHHADKVRLVFDVPERPVLSIAREDNKVLITLRPSERKMSSVVAAYVDGGKIGPFHPQTRKGLFVPGDRVVKRATRIVRPLPSQFTVQRVQMVGESVPAEKDDRSDDIVAGQTRFVGRRISLDFQQADITNILRLIAEVSGFNIVVGEGVKSKVTMKLVSVPWDQALDMLLKMNGLGMIRQGSIVWVDSLANIAKQQDEEARAKDSKTKAEELVDRVFYIRNLQAQEVMTSLRQYLSPRGVMQFNQGSNALIVRETETKLAIVKQLVEGLDLEVPQVQIEARIVQADTVYARGLGIQWGFQAGNATPTDFFGVSNLIGPFAAGANGASTIPKTFLVNLPAQVGGLPAVPGIGWTFGKLNGDFGLDMRLSAGELLGLTKVIAAPKITTLDKREAKISQGESIPFQTTSLQGTQTTFVDANLELNVTPQITSRDPKEDGKRILMRVRATRNAVGARSNPAGPSIDRREATTQVIVRDGETMVIGGVFVDTQANNVQGIPYLSRMPVLGWLFKNKSESVSKQELLIFLTPSIIKT; encoded by the coding sequence ATGAAACCACTACCTTTGCCGGCGGATAATTCTCGAACTGTCGGATCTTTCATCGAAGTCTTGGCGCTGTCGATCGCCGCTCTGTCCATAATTGCCCAGACGCCTGCGTTGGCCGAAGAGATCGACGTGCTAAAGCGGAGTGATGCCAGGCGAGCCGAAACGGCTAGGACACGATTGCTGGCCCAGGCCGTGACCGCTATTGAGGTCCGCCCCAAAGCGGATCTGGTGACCGTAGTAGTTGCCGGGGATGGCCAACTATTTCCTGAAGCCAATTTTTTAGATGAATCCCGCTTAATCGTTGATATTCCGGCGGTCTCGTCCACCCTTAGACGATCAGTAGTGCCGGCCGACCACTATCTGCTCAAAAAAATCAGGGTGGGACACCACGCTGATAAGGTTCGACTGGTGTTCGATGTCCCCGAGCGCCCGGTTTTGTCTATTGCTCGCGAAGATAATAAGGTATTGATCACATTGAGGCCGAGCGAGCGGAAAATGTCCTCTGTTGTTGCTGCGTACGTCGATGGGGGAAAGATCGGCCCATTCCACCCCCAGACCCGTAAGGGGCTATTCGTGCCGGGCGATCGCGTGGTCAAGAGAGCGACGCGAATCGTGCGGCCCCTCCCGTCTCAGTTTACGGTGCAGCGGGTTCAGATGGTTGGAGAAAGTGTTCCTGCTGAAAAGGATGACAGGTCCGATGACATTGTGGCAGGGCAAACACGATTTGTTGGTCGGCGTATCTCCCTCGATTTTCAACAGGCTGACATTACGAACATTCTTCGATTGATCGCCGAGGTCAGCGGCTTCAACATTGTCGTTGGAGAAGGCGTCAAGTCCAAGGTCACCATGAAGCTGGTCAGTGTGCCTTGGGACCAGGCGTTGGATATGCTCTTGAAAATGAACGGGCTCGGCATGATTCGTCAAGGTAGCATTGTGTGGGTCGATTCGCTGGCAAACATTGCCAAGCAGCAGGATGAAGAAGCACGGGCTAAGGATTCCAAGACGAAAGCGGAGGAACTGGTCGACCGTGTCTTCTATATCAGGAATCTCCAGGCCCAAGAGGTTATGACATCGCTGCGACAATATTTAAGCCCACGGGGTGTCATGCAATTCAATCAGGGTAGCAACGCACTGATTGTGCGAGAGACCGAGACAAAGTTGGCAATCGTCAAACAGCTCGTAGAGGGACTCGATCTGGAGGTCCCTCAGGTTCAGATTGAGGCGCGCATTGTTCAAGCTGATACCGTTTATGCTCGAGGGTTAGGGATTCAGTGGGGATTCCAGGCGGGGAATGCCACACCAACCGATTTCTTTGGCGTCTCGAATCTTATCGGGCCATTTGCAGCAGGTGCGAATGGGGCTAGTACCATACCGAAAACTTTCTTGGTTAATCTACCGGCTCAGGTTGGTGGATTGCCGGCGGTCCCTGGGATTGGGTGGACCTTTGGGAAACTAAATGGTGATTTCGGACTGGATATGCGGCTCTCCGCCGGAGAATTGCTAGGCTTGACCAAGGTGATCGCAGCGCCGAAGATCACCACATTGGACAAGCGTGAAGCCAAGATTTCTCAAGGCGAATCGATCCCATTCCAAACGACATCCTTACAGGGTACGCAAACAACGTTTGTCGATGCGAATTTGGAATTGAATGTCACACCTCAGATCACGTCACGCGATCCCAAGGAAGATGGGAAGCGAATCTTAATGCGTGTAAGGGCAACGCGGAATGCGGTCGGGGCACGGAGCAACCCTGCCGGCCCCAGCATCGACCGACGGGAAGCCACCACGCAGGTGATTGTGAGGGATGGTGAAACAATGGTGATCGGCGGAGTCTTCGTCGACACGCAAGCCAACAACGTGCAAGGTATTCCCTATCTCTCTCGTATGCCGGTTCTTGGTTGGTTGTTCAAGAACAAATCCGAATCAGTTTCAAAGCAAGAGTTGCTCATTTTTCTCACGCCAAGCATTATCAAGACCTAG
- a CDS encoding pilus assembly protein PilP — translation MASQLSVPDGMVGGGYDPSGRRDPFAPIVQELQPGKTDTTLPPLQRVTLTELNLIAVVWGAYGYTAMVQTPEGHGYTVRRGTRIGQNNGVVSAITERGIIVQERFTDVYGKKQEREHVKLLHPKEGSE, via the coding sequence GTGGCTTCCCAGCTTTCCGTACCGGACGGGATGGTTGGAGGTGGGTATGATCCTTCCGGTCGTCGAGATCCATTTGCTCCTATCGTCCAGGAGCTTCAGCCCGGGAAAACGGATACAACTCTTCCACCATTGCAACGCGTGACCCTGACAGAGCTCAACCTTATTGCCGTCGTATGGGGGGCATACGGCTATACCGCTATGGTGCAGACACCAGAAGGACATGGGTACACCGTTCGACGGGGAACAAGGATCGGGCAAAACAACGGAGTAGTCAGCGCAATTACCGAGCGTGGCATCATTGTCCAGGAACGGTTCACTGATGTGTATGGCAAGAAGCAGGAGCGAGAACATGTCAAGCTCTTACATCCCAAAGAGGGCTCAGAATGA
- the pilM gene encoding type IV pilus assembly protein PilM encodes MLTSLKKLVETDVITMLTPRRQLVGLDIGSSAIKVAQLKESKGRYFLQKFGVKPLEPEVIVDGTVMDEGRVVSAIGELFEEANVKNKHVAISISGHAVIVKKITLPPMPDEELEGQVKLAAEQYIPFDINEVNIDFHVLPTDASEDQQEDMSVILVAAKKDKINELTELVKAAGLIPMVMDVDAFAVENMHAINYPMAKEETTALVNLGASVMNVNIVRAGSSLFTRDIPLGGNRYTEAIQREIGLSFEEAEESKKKDRGGDSGGVSVTGVMDSVNAEVASEIARTIDYFKTSSTNAELSRVLVCGGVARAKGLIQQLGDRMQLPAEMADPFAEIDVTGCDIDPDLLADLAPSAAVGVGLALRAVGDR; translated from the coding sequence ATGTTGACTTCACTGAAGAAGCTCGTGGAAACCGATGTCATAACGATGCTGACCCCTCGCAGACAGTTAGTGGGGCTCGATATCGGATCGAGTGCGATTAAGGTCGCTCAACTCAAGGAAAGTAAGGGACGGTACTTTCTCCAAAAGTTCGGCGTGAAACCGCTTGAGCCGGAAGTGATTGTAGATGGGACGGTCATGGACGAAGGACGTGTGGTTTCGGCCATTGGAGAATTATTCGAGGAAGCCAACGTCAAGAATAAGCACGTCGCGATATCGATTTCAGGTCACGCTGTCATTGTGAAGAAGATCACATTACCACCCATGCCTGATGAAGAATTGGAAGGACAGGTGAAATTGGCAGCGGAGCAGTACATCCCCTTCGACATCAACGAAGTGAACATCGACTTTCATGTCTTGCCGACGGATGCGTCAGAAGATCAGCAAGAGGATATGTCGGTGATTCTTGTTGCCGCTAAGAAAGACAAGATTAATGAATTGACCGAACTCGTCAAGGCAGCTGGACTTATCCCAATGGTCATGGACGTTGATGCGTTTGCGGTTGAGAATATGCACGCGATTAATTATCCGATGGCGAAGGAAGAAACGACGGCCTTGGTGAATCTCGGCGCGAGCGTGATGAATGTGAACATTGTCCGTGCCGGTTCTTCGTTGTTTACGCGTGATATCCCGTTGGGGGGCAATAGGTACACAGAAGCGATTCAACGCGAGATAGGGCTCTCCTTCGAGGAAGCTGAAGAGAGCAAGAAAAAGGACCGAGGAGGTGATTCCGGCGGGGTATCGGTTACCGGTGTTATGGACAGTGTCAATGCGGAAGTCGCGTCCGAGATCGCTAGAACGATTGACTACTTCAAGACCTCGTCCACCAACGCTGAGCTCAGTCGTGTGCTGGTCTGTGGTGGCGTAGCCCGGGCAAAAGGGCTGATTCAACAGCTCGGCGATCGGATGCAACTGCCTGCAGAAATGGCTGATCCCTTCGCTGAAATAGATGTTACAGGGTGCGACATCGATCCTGACCTACTGGCGGACTTGGCCCCATCGGCAGCCGTCGGTGTCGGGTTGGCCTTGAGAGCGGTGGGGGACAGATGA
- a CDS encoding NAD+ synthase produces the protein MRTLRIAMAQMNPTVGDLTGNVHRITTWLRDAKKARADVVVFPELAITGYPPEDLLLRSQFVTDNLRALNEITQVCRGLVAVVGYVGQEEQIDPHSPRRSIVSAGRHTLYNAAALIADRKLVGSYRKWCLPNYGVFDESRYFRPGLRVPLLLVNGTTIGVSICEDIWLHEGPTRVQAAAGAEVIVNINASPFHVGKSRLREQMLATRAREQGVIVTYTNMVGGQDELVFDGNSLILDQSGNVIARGHAFREELLVADLNVDAVSRGPAASGRRAALTGKVGSAVDRLVVNETAVKKKHRPRLVSGLAEALAEIEEAYHALVLAVKDYVQKNGFTRVVIGLSGGVDSAVTAAIAVDALGAKQVLGIFMPSPYTSHESEEDVVELVRCLGIDLNTIPITPTFEAYRQSLVPSFVDCSEDITEENLQARIRGNLLMAVSNKFGHLVLATGNKSEVSVGYSTLYGDMAGGFAVIKDVPKTMVYGLARFRNERGPSPVIPKGILDRPPTAELRPNQKDEDSLPPYAVLDPILQAYVEEDRSLDDIVEAGFDRATVSRVVRMVDSSEFKRRQAPLGVKITHRAFGKDRRMPITNGYRIKQP, from the coding sequence ATGCGGACGTTGCGAATCGCGATGGCACAGATGAACCCAACTGTCGGGGATCTAACCGGCAATGTCCACCGCATTACGACCTGGCTGCGAGACGCGAAGAAGGCCAGAGCCGACGTAGTTGTATTTCCTGAGCTGGCCATTACCGGTTATCCGCCCGAAGACCTGCTGCTCAGGTCGCAGTTTGTGACGGATAACCTACGGGCACTGAACGAGATCACGCAAGTCTGTCGCGGTTTGGTTGCTGTGGTAGGGTATGTTGGGCAGGAGGAGCAAATCGACCCGCATTCGCCCCGGCGGTCGATCGTCTCAGCCGGGCGGCATACGCTCTACAATGCGGCAGCATTGATCGCCGATCGCAAGTTAGTCGGTAGTTATAGAAAGTGGTGTTTACCCAACTATGGGGTGTTCGATGAAAGCCGCTATTTTCGTCCCGGGCTGAGAGTCCCGTTGCTCCTCGTTAACGGCACGACAATCGGAGTGAGTATCTGCGAAGATATTTGGTTGCACGAAGGGCCTACTCGGGTACAAGCAGCGGCTGGTGCTGAGGTGATCGTCAATATCAATGCCTCGCCCTTTCATGTCGGCAAAAGTCGTTTAAGGGAGCAGATGCTGGCGACGAGAGCGAGGGAACAGGGAGTCATTGTTACATATACGAACATGGTTGGGGGGCAAGACGAGTTGGTCTTCGACGGGAACAGCTTGATTCTAGACCAATCAGGGAATGTGATCGCACGTGGTCACGCGTTTCGGGAAGAGTTACTTGTGGCCGATTTGAACGTGGATGCCGTTTCACGTGGACCTGCGGCGAGCGGGCGTAGGGCGGCATTGACCGGAAAAGTTGGTTCAGCCGTCGATCGTCTCGTGGTGAACGAGACGGCGGTAAAAAAGAAGCATCGGCCTCGACTCGTGTCAGGGCTAGCGGAGGCATTGGCTGAGATCGAGGAGGCGTATCACGCTCTGGTACTGGCCGTGAAAGATTATGTCCAAAAGAATGGATTTACGCGAGTGGTGATCGGGCTGAGCGGCGGAGTAGATTCGGCAGTGACCGCGGCAATCGCTGTGGATGCCCTTGGTGCCAAGCAAGTGCTCGGTATCTTCATGCCGTCTCCGTACACCTCACATGAAAGTGAAGAGGATGTTGTGGAACTCGTACGGTGTCTCGGCATCGACTTGAATACCATCCCGATTACCCCGACATTTGAAGCCTATCGACAGTCTCTGGTACCGTCATTTGTCGATTGCTCGGAGGACATCACCGAGGAAAACCTCCAGGCTCGCATTCGCGGCAATCTACTCATGGCTGTATCCAATAAGTTCGGGCATCTGGTTCTGGCCACTGGAAACAAAAGCGAGGTAAGTGTGGGGTACTCGACTCTGTACGGCGACATGGCCGGTGGGTTCGCCGTCATTAAGGATGTTCCGAAGACGATGGTCTACGGCCTGGCGCGGTTCCGCAATGAACGTGGTCCGTCGCCTGTGATTCCCAAAGGTATCCTGGACCGACCTCCGACCGCCGAGTTGAGGCCGAATCAAAAGGATGAAGATTCTCTTCCTCCGTACGCCGTTCTCGATCCCATTCTTCAGGCGTATGTCGAAGAAGACCGCTCGCTCGACGACATCGTCGAGGCAGGATTCGATCGCGCGACGGTTTCACGCGTGGTCCGGATGGTCGATAGCAGCGAGTTCAAGCGACGTCAGGCACCTCTTGGCGTCAAGATCACTCACCGCGCCTTCGGCAAGGACCGACGAATGCCGATTACGAACGGCTACCGCATCAAGCAGCCATAG
- the rapZ gene encoding RNase adapter RapZ, with protein sequence MARLNLVIISGLSGSGKTYALKAFEDAGYFCIDNLPLALLPTFVDLCNQQHSEITNVALGIDVRERAFFSDFGNILKRVQTLGHAVQLLFLEAREEVLIRRFSESRRPHPLLPDLPVLNGIRFEKERVAELRRQADRIIDTSDLTVHGLGELLANQFLGGPFERRLTISIMTFGYKFGVPYDIDLLFDVRFLKNPFFVPELKPLSGDDPLVRTFVLTDPEAVSLMEHLEGLLKFLLPLFQRERRSYLTIGIGCTGGRHRSVAVASRLQESLFALGYEVGLKHRDIDKIQTAV encoded by the coding sequence ATGGCCCGGCTGAATCTGGTCATAATAAGCGGGTTGTCCGGTTCTGGTAAAACGTATGCCCTCAAAGCATTTGAGGACGCCGGATATTTCTGCATCGATAACCTTCCCCTTGCCCTCCTCCCGACTTTTGTTGATCTCTGCAATCAGCAGCATAGCGAAATTACTAACGTTGCTCTTGGGATTGACGTTAGAGAGCGTGCGTTCTTTTCGGATTTCGGCAATATCCTGAAAAGGGTGCAAACGCTTGGCCATGCCGTTCAGTTGCTTTTCCTTGAGGCTCGTGAAGAAGTATTGATCAGGCGCTTTTCAGAGTCCAGGCGCCCCCATCCACTGTTGCCGGATCTCCCCGTCTTGAATGGGATCCGGTTCGAAAAGGAACGTGTAGCTGAGCTCCGGCGCCAGGCTGATCGAATCATCGATACTTCCGATCTGACGGTCCATGGGCTTGGTGAGTTACTTGCTAATCAATTCCTAGGCGGACCTTTTGAGAGACGACTCACGATCTCGATCATGACCTTCGGATATAAGTTTGGGGTGCCGTATGATATCGATTTGTTGTTTGATGTGCGATTTCTTAAGAACCCATTTTTCGTGCCTGAGCTCAAGCCTCTCTCCGGAGACGATCCGCTGGTCCGAACCTTTGTTCTGACAGACCCCGAAGCCGTTTCACTCATGGAGCACCTCGAAGGCCTGCTGAAGTTTCTCTTGCCGCTATTCCAAAGAGAGCGCCGCAGTTATCTGACCATCGGTATCGGATGTACCGGTGGACGCCATCGCTCGGTGGCGGTTGCTAGTCGTCTCCAAGAAAGCCTCTTCGCGCTGGGATACGAGGTCGGCCTCAAACACCGAGATATCGACAAGATACAGACTGCTGTTTGA
- a CDS encoding P-II family nitrogen regulator, with product MKLVEAVVKPFKLEEIKDALLEIGVQGMTVSEVKGFGRQKGHKETYRGQEYTIEFVPKVKIEVAVTDAQVSRVIEAITKAAKTGSIGDGKIFVRELNAVVRIRTGETGETAL from the coding sequence ATGAAGCTGGTAGAGGCTGTCGTCAAGCCGTTCAAACTTGAAGAGATCAAGGATGCCCTGTTGGAAATCGGTGTTCAGGGGATGACTGTATCGGAAGTCAAAGGGTTTGGGCGTCAGAAAGGCCATAAGGAAACCTATCGCGGTCAAGAGTATACGATCGAATTTGTTCCCAAGGTGAAAATCGAGGTAGCTGTGACGGATGCCCAGGTGTCTCGAGTAATTGAGGCCATCACCAAGGCGGCGAAGACGGGTAGTATCGGGGATGGAAAAATTTTCGTTCGAGAGTTGAACGCGGTCGTGCGCATTCGGACGGGGGAAACCGGAGAAACCGCGCTGTGA
- a CDS encoding PilN domain-containing protein — MIRINLLPGGPKGKSAKPQYDVRAQALLGVGMVLVALAGCWWYSASLDSELEARQEEKRDKEKQVAQLKEQVKQVQDFERRKKLLEDKNRIIDQLEQSRMGPVKVLDHVSQSLEPLKVWLTKLGVASDTVELEGKALTNDDVVEFVNNLRRTEYFAGINLQESKAAVENKINLYQFRLAFRLKGS; from the coding sequence ATGATTCGCATTAACCTCCTTCCAGGTGGGCCCAAAGGAAAGTCAGCCAAACCTCAATATGACGTACGCGCACAGGCACTGCTCGGCGTCGGGATGGTCCTGGTCGCGCTGGCCGGGTGTTGGTGGTATTCGGCTTCATTGGACAGTGAGCTTGAGGCTCGACAGGAGGAAAAGCGAGATAAAGAAAAGCAAGTTGCCCAGCTGAAAGAACAGGTCAAGCAAGTACAGGATTTTGAACGAAGAAAAAAGTTACTCGAGGACAAGAATCGGATTATAGACCAGCTTGAGCAATCCAGAATGGGTCCGGTGAAGGTGCTCGATCATGTGAGTCAGAGTTTAGAGCCGCTTAAAGTATGGCTCACGAAACTGGGTGTGGCATCCGATACGGTTGAGTTGGAAGGGAAAGCGTTAACCAACGACGACGTAGTGGAATTCGTGAACAACTTGCGACGCACAGAGTATTTTGCCGGCATCAATCTGCAGGAGAGTAAGGCCGCAGTAGAAAACAAAATTAACTTGTACCAGTTTCGTTTAGCCTTTCGTCTAAAGGGATCCTGA
- the glnA gene encoding type I glutamate--ammonia ligase, which produces MNVREVLEFAKKHRVQMVDLKFVDLPGMWQHMTIPVSELTEGLFKDGSGLDGSSIRGWKAINNSDLLMVPDPATACLDPFTAVPTLSLTGNVADPISRENYERDPRFIAQKAEKYLQSTKIGDNSFWGPEAEFFIFDHARYDQTSHSGFYYIDSEEGAWNMGQEGINLGGKIRHKQGYFPVAPADTQQDIRSEMVLEMEKVGIEVEKHHHETASAGQAEIDIRFDSLVRTADKMMLYKYIVKNVARRHGKTVTFMPKPLFSDAGSGMHTHQSIWKDGKPLFAGKDYAGISPLCLHYIGGILKHAPALAAFTNPTTNSYKRITPGFEAPVLLAYSSRNRSAGIRIPMYSPSPKAKRIEVRFPDPSCNPYLAFSAMLMAGLDGIQNKINPGEPAEKDLYDLDPKEAASIPTMPGSLDEAINSLERDHQFLLKGEVFTEDLIEAWIGYKRSKEIDQMRVRPHPHEFFLYYDV; this is translated from the coding sequence ATGAACGTGCGGGAGGTATTGGAGTTCGCCAAGAAACACAGGGTCCAGATGGTCGATCTGAAATTCGTCGATCTGCCTGGAATGTGGCAACATATGACCATCCCTGTGAGCGAGCTGACGGAGGGGCTGTTCAAGGACGGGTCCGGCCTTGATGGGTCGTCGATTCGCGGCTGGAAGGCCATCAACAACAGCGATTTGTTGATGGTGCCGGACCCTGCCACGGCATGCCTGGATCCCTTCACCGCGGTCCCGACGCTCAGCCTGACCGGAAATGTCGCGGACCCGATTTCTCGGGAGAATTACGAACGTGATCCCAGGTTTATCGCGCAAAAGGCTGAGAAGTATCTCCAGAGTACCAAGATCGGCGACAACTCATTCTGGGGGCCTGAAGCCGAGTTTTTTATCTTCGATCATGCTCGTTACGACCAAACCAGCCACAGCGGCTTCTACTATATCGATTCGGAGGAAGGCGCCTGGAACATGGGGCAAGAGGGGATCAACCTGGGGGGGAAGATTCGGCATAAGCAGGGGTATTTCCCAGTGGCTCCAGCTGATACCCAGCAAGATATCCGGAGCGAGATGGTCCTGGAGATGGAAAAGGTCGGCATTGAGGTCGAGAAGCATCATCACGAGACAGCCTCGGCTGGGCAGGCCGAAATCGATATCCGATTTGATTCTCTCGTGCGAACCGCGGACAAGATGATGCTGTACAAGTACATCGTCAAAAACGTGGCGCGTCGACATGGGAAGACGGTGACATTCATGCCGAAGCCGCTCTTCAGTGATGCCGGATCGGGGATGCACACCCATCAGAGCATCTGGAAAGATGGGAAACCGCTCTTTGCCGGGAAAGACTATGCCGGCATCTCACCGCTCTGTTTACATTATATCGGTGGCATCCTGAAGCATGCGCCGGCGCTGGCAGCCTTTACGAATCCGACGACGAACTCCTACAAACGCATCACCCCGGGGTTCGAAGCGCCGGTGCTGCTGGCCTATTCCAGCCGGAACCGATCGGCCGGCATCCGCATTCCAATGTACTCTCCAAGTCCGAAAGCGAAGCGGATCGAAGTGCGGTTTCCCGATCCATCCTGTAATCCCTATTTGGCATTCTCTGCGATGCTCATGGCGGGGCTCGACGGCATTCAAAACAAGATCAACCCAGGCGAGCCGGCCGAAAAAGACCTCTACGATCTCGATCCGAAGGAGGCGGCGAGTATTCCGACCATGCCGGGTAGTTTGGATGAGGCGATCAACAGCCTAGAACGGGACCACCAGTTTCTCCTTAAAGGGGAAGTGTTTACCGAGGATCTGATCGAGGCCTGGATCGGCTATAAGCGAAGCAAGGAGATTGATCAGATGCGCGTGCGGCCACACCCCCACGAGTTCTTTCTCTATTACGACGTCTAG